From the Kitasatospora viridis genome, one window contains:
- a CDS encoding DUF4190 domain-containing protein: MTTDGPDDVWAAPADEPAAQPRRSAPPGQPGYPAHPGYPAHPGYPAHPGYPNYPGYPGYGGVSDVRPGTNGLAITSLVTGVICCCWPAAIGFGIGALVQLRRRRQAGRGLAVAGLVLGLIGALLTALLAVEVVRHAQPETSVFKLRVGACFQQAPSPIQQMVTTVPCTSPHYGEVSGTVNLTDPAFPGAVAARRETDQDCGNTEDTYILDPWARPATLREYHLAPADQLDWDQGGHIGVCFLTDTAPDPVPRPLRADGVTLTPDQFQFVSGIDDLDLDRTAPADRARIARTARDLPMLLISFSGRFSAGIQPQITAFDQELTQDVPLWQAAAADPTTPVADLYARLAGHDGTASEIALRRTLGLVDQPPAGNGSSADGV, from the coding sequence ATGACGACTGACGGGCCTGACGACGTCTGGGCGGCTCCGGCGGACGAGCCGGCGGCGCAGCCGCGCCGCTCCGCGCCGCCGGGGCAGCCCGGCTACCCCGCCCACCCCGGCTACCCCGCCCACCCCGGCTACCCCGCCCACCCCGGCTACCCCAACTACCCGGGCTATCCCGGGTACGGCGGGGTGTCCGACGTGCGGCCCGGGACCAACGGCCTGGCGATCACCTCGCTGGTCACCGGCGTCATCTGCTGCTGCTGGCCGGCCGCGATCGGCTTCGGCATCGGCGCCCTGGTGCAGCTGCGCAGGCGGCGGCAGGCCGGCCGCGGGCTGGCCGTCGCCGGGTTGGTGCTCGGCCTGATCGGCGCGCTGCTGACCGCCCTGCTGGCCGTCGAGGTGGTCCGCCACGCGCAGCCGGAGACCTCGGTCTTCAAGCTGCGGGTCGGCGCCTGCTTCCAGCAGGCGCCCAGCCCGATCCAGCAGATGGTCACCACGGTGCCGTGCACCTCCCCGCACTACGGCGAGGTGTCCGGCACCGTCAACCTCACCGACCCCGCCTTCCCCGGAGCCGTCGCCGCCCGGCGGGAGACCGACCAGGACTGCGGGAACACCGAGGACACCTACATCCTCGACCCCTGGGCCCGGCCGGCCACGCTGCGCGAGTACCACCTCGCCCCGGCCGACCAGCTCGACTGGGACCAGGGCGGCCACATCGGCGTCTGCTTCCTCACCGACACCGCTCCGGACCCGGTGCCGCGCCCGCTGCGCGCCGACGGCGTCACCCTGACGCCGGACCAGTTCCAGTTCGTCTCGGGCATCGACGACCTCGACCTGGACCGGACCGCCCCCGCCGACCGGGCCAGGATCGCGCGGACCGCCCGTGACCTTCCGATGCTGCTCATCTCCTTCAGCGGCAGGTTCTCCGCCGGTATCCAGCCGCAAATCACCGCCTTCGACCAGGAATTGACCCAGGACGTGCCGCTCTGGCAGGCCGCTGCCGCCGATCCCACCACCCCGGTCGCCGACCTCTACGCCCGACTCGCCGGCCATGACGGCACCGCGTCCGAGATCGCGCTCCGCCGGACCTTGGGTCTGGTCGACCAGCCGCCGGCCGGCAACGGCTCGTCGGCGGACGGGGTTTGA